One Anastrepha obliqua isolate idAnaObli1 chromosome 6, idAnaObli1_1.0, whole genome shotgun sequence DNA window includes the following coding sequences:
- the LOC129250633 gene encoding uncharacterized protein LOC129250633 — translation TVVALEGCKDETLLFGSCYMPHDGEAPQTELRKLVETAARKKHALVVGTDANAHHTVWGSADINDRGESLFTYILQSSLEIANRGEEPTYVGPTSKNVLDLTLYTSRHIMVQEWEVLSRPSFSDHRYISFQVIFRSKNKITSFRNPKNTNWDLYRDILSKTPMIPRKYKSHVALEKGVELFATTLVKAFKRSCPPTRNKRKVKPPWWNRELGAQSCTNLIKPNYGVVICLHI, via the coding sequence acagtggtggcgctggagggctgcaaggatgagacgctactctttgggtcctgctatatgccacatgatggagaagcaccacagacggaacttcggaagctggtagaaacagctGCCAGAAAGAAGCACGCTCTGGTGGTAGGAACAGACGCAAACGCACATCACACCGTCTGGGGAAGTGCAGAtataaacgaccgaggtgagtcactattcacctatattcttcaaagtagcctagaaatagctaatagaggtgaagaaccaacatatgtgggaccaacctcgaagaatgtactcGATTTAACACTCTACACAAGCAGGCATATTATGGTTCAGGAATGGGAAGTATTGAGTAGgccctcattctctgatcacagatacataagctttcaggtCATATTCCGCTCAAAGAACAAGATTACatcctttagaaatcctaagaatacgaactgggacttgtatagggatatactatcaaaaacaccaatgataccccggaaatacaagtcacacgtcgcacttgagaaaggggttgaattgtttgcaactactctcgtcaaagcctttaaaagatcctgccctccaacacgtaataaacgcaaggtgaagcctccctggtggaacagggaattaggagcacaaag
- the LOC129249983 gene encoding uncharacterized protein LOC129249983: MAKPKNGDNERPTTSKAAAAASEIAKRHLIVALTDRSDQLGRMSQERWKVVEMKLLETLFTKMDAEPDAPMPAFDGAGWFSGVKIIKCKDDPTLTWLKEAVKTLHGLWEGASLEIVDRSCIPSIPKAKVFIPRVVKPEYALRLLQRQNTDVPTDDWKVLSVAKPATADGGQDYIIQINKPAEDLLYARFGRMAWGVGSVHLRLKKRNPTDDNHNTLAAGEVEKDLGIEEIMEASLNIQEVETGDLEVVSNPEKVLKPDAESPSDKPPQK; encoded by the coding sequence ATGGCTAAACCGAAAAACGGAGACAACGAAAGACCTACGACGTCgaaagcagcggcagcggccagTGAAATTGCCAAGAGACACCTCATAGTGGCACTCACTGACCGTAGCGACCAGCTGGGGCGAATGTCGCAGGAACGGTGGAAGGTAGTGGAAATGAAGCTACTGGAAACCTTGTTTACAAAAATGGACGCAGAGCCGGACGCACCCATGCCAGCATTTGACGGAGCAGGGTGGTTCAGCGgcgtcaaaattataaaatgcaagGATGACCCCACGCTCACATGGCTAAAGGAAGCGGTAAAAACGCTTCACGGCCTGTGGGAGGGGGCATCACTGGAAATTGTTGATCGCAGCTGCATTCCCTCAATACCGAAGGCAAAGGTTTTCATTCCGCGAGTGGTAAAACCGGAATATGCGCTGCGACTACTACAACGACAAAACACGGACGTGCCGACAGACGATTGGAAAGTGTTGAGTGTGGCAAAACCAGCAACTGCTGATGGAGGCCAGGACTACATCATCCAAATCAACAAGCCGGCAGAGGACCTGCTTTACGCGCGATTCGGGAGGATGGCTTGgggagttggtagcgtgcaccttcgCCTCAAAAAGCGCAACCCGACAGACGACAACCACAACACGCTCGCTGCGGGGGAGGTGGAAAAGGATCTCGGTATAGAAGAGATCATGGAAGCCTCCCTCAATATACAGGAAGTGGAGACGGGTGACTTGGAGGTAGTATCCAACCCCGAGAAGGTACTGAAGCCAGATGCTGAAAGTCCTTCAGATAAACCTCCACAAAAGTAA